AGCCCATGAAACCGATTTTCGTGCAATTGCAATGCGCTCCCGGCCGGACGTACGATGTCGCCGACGAGATCTACCGCAAGGAAATCGTCTCGGAGATGTATTCGACGAGCGGTGACTACGACCTGCTCTTGAAGATCTATGTCGAGGAAGGCCAGGATATCGGCAAGTTCATCAACGACAATATCGCCAGCGTTCCGGGCATTTCCCGTTCGCTGACGACGCTCACCTTCAACGCCTTTTAGACTAACCCAACAGGTTGGCAAAGCGCACCGAATAAATCCGGTCGCGGCCGAGCATGTGGGCGACGAGCTGTTGTCTGTCGAAGAGGCCGCTCATGGCGCGGTGCCGGAGATCGAGTCCGCCGGTGGTGACGCCGAAGGCCGGCATCAGCAGGCGCCTGCCGTCCGTCGCAAAGCAGGCGCGCCGGATGGACCTTTCCCGGCGCCGGACCGTTGCCGAGGGATGCATGTGACCGGCGATTTCGCCGAGGCCGTCTGCCATGGAGGGCTCATGGCGGAAGACAAGCCCCGCATGAC
This DNA window, taken from Sinorhizobium fredii NGR234, encodes the following:
- a CDS encoding Lrp/AsnC ligand binding domain-containing protein, producing the protein MKPIFVQLQCAPGRTYDVADEIYRKEIVSEMYSTSGDYDLLLKIYVEEGQDIGKFINDNIASVPGISRSLTTLTFNAF